A stretch of DNA from Ranitomeya variabilis isolate aRanVar5 chromosome 1, aRanVar5.hap1, whole genome shotgun sequence:
agtccattaagtttaaagtggcgcctgaatccacaaatgccatgacagaaaatgacgatgagcagatcagggtcacagataacagaaatttaggttgtacagtactgatggtaacagaactagcgattctcttgacacgcttagggcaatcagaaataacatgagcagaatcgccgcagtaaaaacacaacctattctgacgtctgaatccttgtcgttcagctctagacacaatcccaccacactgcataggctcaggactccgctcggcagacaacgccatagtgtgcacaactctgcgctcacgcaagcgccgatcaatctgaatggccagagacatagaatcactatcTGGTGTGGTGGCTGCGCTCCCCCCCACAAGACCCCTCGGTCCCAGTGGTGGCGGCTTCAGAGCACCACACCAGCTGCAGCAGGGACCTCCTCACTGCCTGTACCGGACTGGCCAGACCTGGACCATCTTCATCCGGATCTTCATTCCAGGTACCGCCGAactgaaggtttcctgtccctgactgggAACCAACTAGTGAAAGGtgtcgcctttttatctgtaggtttcctgtccttgaagggcggatcccctctcaccgtggtgctgtcatgggggaaggagaaataaaggttatataatTAAACATTAGTGATGAACAGAAAAGAGAAGTCTAGAAACTAATTTGAGTTTATATTGTAAATATTCCAGTTTGTAAATGAAGACACTTGATATTTTTTTTAGCTGCTTATTCCCTTTTTTCTCATTCTCAGTTTAAAAATGGATATTTTGTTCATGTTTCTTCTTGGATCTGAATGTGCAGCACTCAGCACCTTTGTGTATATGGTAATAAATTCTATTATGAGGACTGAGCTGTTTCGCAGTTGGTTTTAAACACACTGCTATTATCTTGTGCATAACTGCTAACTTGCTGATCAGTGGGAGACCCATAGATACCAATAACAAGGCTCTCATATGCTTGGCTAGCCCTGGCCGTCACACAGACAATGTAGTAGAGGTGTGCATATAGATGGATAACTTGCCAAGTTACAGATCTGGTATTACAACTCCTCCCagttgaaggtaaactaatcaaatttgcagatgtgtgaaaaagacctgggtatactaGTAGATCACAGACTATACGAGTCAactgtgtgatgcagcagcaaaaaaggcaaacagttctagaatgtattaagagaagcatagagtctagatcacgtaaagtaattatccccttctactcctccttggtcaggcctcatctggaatactgtgtccagttctgggcatcatattttaaaaattacattgaaaaactggagagagttcagagaagagctaccaggatagtgTGCAAACTGCAGAGTATGTCCTACAagtaacggttaaaggatctgggaatgcttagcttgcataaaagaaggctaagaggagacttaatagctgtctacaaatatctgaagggctgtcacagtgtagagaagTCATCCTTATTCTCTTttgcacaagaaaacacaagaagcaatggaatgaaacaaagggagaagatacagactatacattagaaaaaacttttgacagtgagggtgatcaatgagtggaacaggctgccacggcaggtggcgagttctccttcaacagaagtcttcaaacataggctggacagacatctgtgagatggtttagtgaatcctgcattgatcagggggttggacacgatgaccctggaggtcccttccaactgtaacattctatgattctaagtaaATGGAGCTGCAATACTACACCCTACCAACAATCAGGGGTGGCGCTATGTCTAAAATCCTTATTTTGTTTATAAGTAGCAAAATACAAATACATTCAGCAATTCATCTCTACAATCAAGTTTATTTCACTGGACCATTACGGCTTCAGATTGTAGATTATGGAACATCGTCTTAAAGAAAAAGACTAACAAGTAATCTGTTTTTCCATCATCATAATGATAGCTGATTCTTATTAGAAAAGTGTTCAGaatatctaaggctacgttcacatttgcggtcagcgccgcagcgtcgggcgccgcagcggcgccgcatgcgtcatgcgcccctatatttaacatgggggcgcatggacatgcgttgtgctgcgttttgcgccgcatggccgcaagcgttggacgcaagaaacgcatcaagttgcattttttttgcgtccaactttcggccaaaaacgacgcatgcggcgcaaaacgcagcgttttagcgtgcgttttgccgcgtttttgtttgcgttgtgcgctgcggcgccgacgctgcggcgcacaacgcaaatgtgaacgtagccttatagaggACACAAGTTAGGAAGCACAATCCAGGATTGCCTCCCATGACTAGTCTTCTTCTGATGTTAGCCATTCTTCAGCAGATGGGGCTCTGCTAATAGACAGGAACAACCTGTCTTCAGAGCTTTCTTTTTTGGCCAGCACAGCATGTTGTTGGCTGGACTGATAGGACCTCTATGTGCGATCTCAACTCTTATCGTGGCTGACCAATGAGTCCTGCTTTTGCGGCCAAGGCCTCGTTCTGTTGTATGTGATACTCCTGAAATCTCATGGATATCCTCTGTGTCATTTTCAGATACTTCTGTAGACAGTGCTCTGAGCAAGTAACCTAACAGTAGAAAGAAGAGCGTAAGTTAGTAATGGCACAAGTTGTGAAGCGTCAATATTGGCGAAACTTAAGGGGTAAGGACTACTTTACTTTCCACAAGCATGTGGTATTCTTTTTATAATGAAGCAGCTGCGCAAACATGGACAAGTTGTGGGTAAAATGGTTGCAGTTTCAACAATTAAAAGTACCAGTAATTATAGGAAAATTTGTAGTATGTCACAATAACTCGCCGCCATATTCATTCTGCAGATGGCGTTTAACGGAGGAAACATCGTGACCTGAAGCTCTGGGCAGTGCAGGTTCTGTCCAGCCACTATGATTAGGGTGGTTGGGACCTGTAATGCTGTCCAGTCTGGTAAGTATGTAATAAACAGCTCCCTGCTTTGGCCAAATGgacagcaccacaccctactaaagctaccAGCTTACTGCTGGGAGCTGCCAGGTATAGCCTTGTTCTCTGGTTTGCTGAAGGTTCTCAGCTACTCTTGACTATTGGCTTCCTGTTCTGACCTTGGCCTGTTTACGGACTACTCTTGCATCTTCTAATTTGATACCTTGTCTACCCGCAGGGTTTTGACCAAGCAACCCAACCCCTCCTGAAAACCTGAACCATCGAACAACTGACAGCGTGGCCCCCCCATGTAGGAGCAGATACCTGTACAGAGGTAAAAGGGTGAAGGCCAAGATAACTCTAGGGATCCGGCAAGCCTGTCCTTGGTAGCCATTCTTAGAGCTGCCAGATGACCACTGACAGAGCCTCATTACAATATCTATAGCAGACCCATGCAGCTTTCCTGTTTGTGTTCTATCTCATTCCAGTACTGAAAGCACAGCTACACTTCTTGCTGAATATGTGCTATGTACAGGTAAGAGGGCAGGAATTCCTCATGTCTGTGCACGCCGTGTATGGGATACATCACAGCAGCTagtctccaccagctcaggggcaactGAAGATTGAAAAAGTAAACTGCAGGATACAAGTCACTATAGATGCTCCAAAAGATCCCGTCTATTGCTTCTATGACATATATAAGTACTGAACAGCCTACATCATCTATGTGAAGGATGCAGACCTACCTCTTCAGGCTTAACCTCCCGTGTAGTAAAATCCTTCACACAGTCCAGGAAGCAGTTTTCTGTCAGTTTATTATAAGTCCCAAGAAATTCTTTAAACtgcgaagaaaaagaaaaaagtgtcaAAGTTTGACTTCAACCAGTCATATGCACATAAAGTGAAATAAAGAACCCTTCCCAAATGTTCTTGAGGAGATAGTAACATCGGGGGCTTTCCTGAGGTCATTCCCATGTAGTACAGTGACAGAAGCGAGCAGGGTACAGCTCATCTGGGAGAACCCAGCTTGTAAATGAATTCCTATAGGCACCGTCTAATCCTCTATTTCCCCTTTGGCAGTGTAGCAAGGGAACTGCCCACAATGGGCGTAAATTTGTCAAGACTGGCGTTTTATATACCCGCCTTCATCAAAAGTCCACAGGAGTATGATACAGCTAACTTATGAAGGGGTGCACGTGTCTTAAGAAGTTTGGCGCATCTTTCA
This window harbors:
- the TIMM9 gene encoding mitochondrial import inner membrane translocase subunit Tim9; this encodes MAAQISESDQIKQFKEFLGTYNKLTENCFLDCVKDFTTREVKPEEVTCSEHCLQKYLKMTQRISMRFQEYHIQQNEALAAKAGLIGQPR